In Candidatus Nealsonbacteria bacterium, the DNA window AAGACCGTTTGTAAAACTTCAGTGCCAAACCTGCAAAAGAGTTAATTATCATGTTAATAAATCCAAGGCTTCGCGCGAGAAAAAACTGGAATTGAAAAAATTTTGCAATTGGTGCAAAAAACATACGCCTCATAAAGAAAGCAAGCGTTAGGCACCTACTATCTTTTTGAATGGGAAGAGATAATAAATCTAAAAGAACTAACCGCTGTTTAATATGGCGGTTTTTCTTATAACGTAGATTTTGAGACTCCTCTATTTTTGTCTAAATTTAACCTAATTAAATAGTCGTACAAGGCGAATTTAACAGGTTTTAAATAAAAAAGCCGGACGGATTCCGTCCGGCAAATTGCATCCGATTCAAGGTAAATCAGTACATCTCATCCATTTATCTTATTATATACTTTTTCGTCAACCCAGTAGTATGGTCCTTTTGGATATCCCGGATGACTCTTGAGGTCTGTAATACCAAACTTGGCAAACAGTCTGCTCCTAATTTGGTCCCGCGGAAGACTTGATAACTCTTGGATTTCGGCCTCGGTCAGTTTAACAGAACCAATCTCAGTTTCCTCGCTATGGTTTTCCCGGGAAAGTGCAATAGTTTTATCAAGATGTCTTACTCCGTCTCTTTCTCCATCTGCGTTTTCTTTCTCGAATAAATACAATTTCATTTTCTTGCCTCCTTTTTTAATAAGCCATTTCCACCCTACCTCTATTTTCGCTTAATTTCAAATAAAAAATCGCCCTATAAGCGATGAACGTATAATTTGCAATCTATATTTTGCACGACATATTGCATAAAGAATCGCCATTTAGGCGGTTTTTTGGTTTGACAAATTAGTGATTTAGAGTAAAAAGATAGAGGAGGTTGAAATATTGAAAGGAATAAAGATTTTTTCAGGAAAGTCTCATCGGAAATTAGCAAAAAGAATTTGTCGGCAATTAGAGGTTCCGTTAAGCCCTTTGAAAATTGAGGAATATGGTAATGGATGTTCTGAAGTAATTTTAGAGAAATATGTTCGCAACAAAATCGTCTTCTTGATTCAGACATCTTCACCCAAAAATTTATCTAAACATCTATTGCAGCTTTTACTGATGACTGAAACTGTTTCAGAATGTGGTGCTAAAAAAATAATCGTAATAATGCCTTATGTTTCCTATTCTCGTTCCGACAAGAAGCACAAGAAGTGTCGTAATAAAATGATTATCGCTGGAAAGTGGTTAATAAGGGCTTTGGAGAAAAACGGAATGAATAAATTCATCGGAATTGATTTTCATTCAAAGAGGTTCGAGAAGTTTTTCTCCCCAGAAACAGAAGTTCATCATCTTTCCGCTTTGCCTTTAATTGTTAAAGCTCTGGAAAAAAAGAACCTTAACCCTGAAAGTACTATCATATTAGCTCCCGATAAAGGAGCTTGTAAAAAGACTTCCCATTTGGCAAAAGAACTAAAAATACCGTTTGGTTGGGTTGAGAAAAAAAGAATAAGCGATACTAAGGTTGAAATAGAGAAGATACACGGTGAAGTCGCTGGCAAAGATGTCATTGTTTTAGATGACGAGATTTCTACTGGAGGCACCATTAAAACTTTAGCCGATAAACTTACAAAACTGAAAGCGAGAAGTTTAACTATTGCAGTTACTCATGGCCTTTTCTTAGGAAAAGCACTCAAGAATTTTCAAAAGATTAAAATACTAAAAAAAATCATAGTTACTGATACTGTTCCCATTTCAAAAAAAGTCAAACGCCATTTGCCATTGGAGATTCTGCCTATAGACGAACTTTTAGCTGAAAAAATAAAAGAAATTTGTAAAAATTAGAGGGGATATTTTTTAAACATCCTCTTTTTTATTTTAAATTATTGTTTGACTTTTTAACCTATATTTTATAAATTTAATAAAGAAAAACGATGGGGGCATAGTTCAACGGTAGAATAATGGTCTCCAAAACCATTGATCTCTGTTCGAATCAGAGTGCCCCCGCCTTCGCTTCGCCGAAGCTTTAGCGTAGGCGAGCTTCGTCTCAGCTACGGCGAGGCAAGCCCGCCAACAAAAATATCCGAAATTTTTTCGGGTTTTTTGTTATTATGCTATAATAAATAAAAATAATTTACAAAAATTTTATGTCATTTGTCTATACGGGAATCGGCGTTTCCCAAAAAGATAATTTAATAGAAGCTGCCAAAGAAGCAGCCGAACAAGCAAAAAAAGAATTGGGAGAAGGAAAAATCCCAAAGCTTTTAATGTTTTTTTGTATTTTTACCTATCCTATAAAAGAATATAAAAAAGCAATAGAAACCGTGTATGGCGTTTTCGGCGATAAAGAGGTCCCTTTAGTCGGAGGCAGTGTTATAGGTTTTTTTGCCAAGGATAAATATTATTTCGACGTAAAAATGGTTGGCAGGATTGTCGGTTCTA includes these proteins:
- the rpmG gene encoding 50S ribosomal protein L33, which gives rise to MAKKKRPFVKLQCQTCKRVNYHVNKSKASREKKLELKKFCNWCKKHTPHKESKR
- the prs gene encoding ribose-phosphate diphosphokinase, which produces MKGIKIFSGKSHRKLAKRICRQLEVPLSPLKIEEYGNGCSEVILEKYVRNKIVFLIQTSSPKNLSKHLLQLLLMTETVSECGAKKIIVIMPYVSYSRSDKKHKKCRNKMIIAGKWLIRALEKNGMNKFIGIDFHSKRFEKFFSPETEVHHLSALPLIVKALEKKNLNPESTIILAPDKGACKKTSHLAKELKIPFGWVEKKRISDTKVEIEKIHGEVAGKDVIVLDDEISTGGTIKTLADKLTKLKARSLTIAVTHGLFLGKALKNFQKIKILKKIIVTDTVPISKKVKRHLPLEILPIDELLAEKIKEICKN